TGGGATGCCCCGAACTGGCAGGCGCAGATTCAAGCACACCATTTGCACGCGTTCATATTCAGAAGGTGCCCATGCCCACGAACCGCCTGAGTTTTCCGACACGCACCTCACCCCTGTCCGCCCCTGAACCCCGTGGGCGGGGCGAGGGGACTGCACCCCTCACCCTAGCACTCTCCCGCAGGCGGGGCGAGGGGGCGGGCGGCTATGGGAAGCCGCCCTGTGTGTCTTGGCATCGCGCCGCCAATTTCCCATTCGCGTGCATTCGTGTTATTCGCGGTTACAACTCGCTGGCGGGGACGCAGCCACCCAAACGTATCGTATTCATGTTCGTGTGCCACTTGACTTTTCGCAAGACTATTGCTACTCTATAGCAAGGATTTCGGCTCATCGGCCGCGCGAGAGCATCGCCCAGAATCGGGGTGGACTATGGCGAACGGCGTCAAAATCAAAGGCACGCGCGACGGGCTTCTGGTGAGCCTGGGCGCGGGCGACCTTCCCTTGTTGTTGGCCGACCTTCGCGCGCAGTTGAATCGTTCGCCTGCGTTCTTCCAGGGCGGCAAGGTGGCGCTGGCCGTGGGCAGCCGCCCCATGACGCCCGCGGATTTGCAGCAGGTGTGCGGCGTGCTGGGTGAACTCGGCATTACCGTCTGGGCGGTCATCAGTCAGTCGCCCATGACGCGGGCCGCCGCACGGGAACTGGGCCTGGCGTCGGCGTCTCCGCCCGAGGAGGCTCCATCGGATTTGGAGGCGGGGCAGGAGCCCGCCGTCATCGTTCGGCGGACGCTGCGTTCCGGCCAGAGCGTTCGCTACCCTGGGCATGTGGTGGTGGTGGGCGACGTGAACCCGGGAGCCGAAATCGTGGCGGGCGGCGACATCATCGTCTGGGGCAAGTTGCGGGGCACGGTTCATGCGGGCGCCATGGGCGACGATTCGGCGGTGGTGTGCGCCCTGCAGTTGCAGCCCATGCAGTTGCGGATTAGCGGCAACGTTGCGCGCTCTCCCGAGGCCAACAAGACAAAACAGAGGGTGCGCCCTGAAATGGCGCGTGTGCGGGGTACGGAGATCGTGGCCGAACCCTGGGAGCCGTGAGAGTCTGAAAGGAGAATCCGAGGATGCCGGGCAAAGTGATTACCATAACCTCTGGGAAAGGCGGCGTTGGGAAGACCACCGTAACCGCGAACCTGGGCATGGCGCTGGCTCAGCACGGCCAGCGCGTCGCTGTGGTGGATGCGGACATCGGCCTGCGAAACCTGGACGTTGTCATGGGCCTGGAGAACCGCATTGTGTATGACTTGGTGGATGTGGTGGAGGGGGTGTGCCGCCTGCGGCAGGCGCTCATCCGCGACCGCCGCGTCAACGAGTTGTACCTGCTCCCTGCCGCCCAGACCCGCGACAAGACCGCGGTCAGCCCGGCCGACATGATCCAGGTCTGCGAGCAACTCCGTCGCGAGTTTGACTATGCGCTCATAGACTCCCCGGCAGGGATTGAGCAGGGCTTCCAGAATGCGGTGACGGGCGCCGACGAGGTCATCATCGTAACGACGCCCGAGGTCTCGGCCGTGCGCGACGCCGACCGCATCATCGGCCTGATAGAGGCGCAGGAGAAAGGCCCCGGCTCGCTCATCATCAACCGGCTGAAGCCCGATATGGTGCGGCGCGGCGATATGTTGAGCACCGAGGACGTGGTGGAGATTCTGGCCATCAAGTTGCTGGGCATCATTCCGGAGGACGAGGCCATCGTGATCTCCACGAACCGGGGGACGCCCATTGTGCTGGACGGGCGGTCTCCGGCTGCGCAGGCGTTGGACAACATCGCTCGCCGCATCATGGGCGAGGACATCCCGATGTATCAGCCTGCGCCCGAAGGCGGGTTCTTCTCGCGCCTGGCGAAGGTGATTCGCGGCGGCGACTAGCGCATTGTTCAGACGTGTCCGGCCACCTCGCCCGGCCCAGTCGGCACGGAGCGCAAATCAAAAGAGGGGGAAGGGATGAGCGCCATAGCCAAACTCTTCAGACGAAAGCAGCCCACCAGCAGTCAGGTCGCGAAGGAACGCCTGCAGTTGGTGCTGATACACGACCGCGTCAAGTTGTCGCCTGAACTCCTGGAGCGCATCAAGGACGATTTGGTCGCCAGCATCTCCAAGTACCTGGACATTGACCGCGAAGGGCTCCAGATCACGCTGACACAGAACAAGCGGCTCATTGTGGATATGCCGCTTCGGGAAAGGGGTGCGCGCAGGCGGAGTGGGTAAAATCAGGTGGCGACATTTTGACTTCTGGCTGATGGCCGCCCTGATTCTCCTGTTGGCGATGGGGCTGGCCATGGTGTACAGCGCAACCCGCAACACCGAAGGCCTGGAGGACAGCACACGCCGCCAGGCCATCTTTATTGCTATCGGGCTGGCGCTGATGTTGGGGCTGGCTACGGTGGACTACGGCCTGTTGGAGCCGATCACGGGCGCCATCTACGGCCTGGTCATCGCCGCGCTGGTGGCGGTGCTGGTCATCGGGCGCGTTACGCACGGCGCGCAGCGGTGGATTGACCTGGGGTTCATGCTGTTCCAGCCGTCGGAATTCGCGAAACTCGGCCTGGTCATCTTCCTGGCCCGCTTTTTCTCCGAAAACAGCGACGATATCAAATCGGGACGGGTGTTTCTGGTCTCCCTAGGCGCGACGCTCCTGCCGATGATTCTCATCTATCTTCAACCCGACTTGAGCACGGCGTTGCTTCTGGGGGCCATCTGGCTGGGGATGGCCGCGATCGCGGGCGTGAACATGGCCTACGTGGGGGCGCTGGGGGGGCTGGGCCTCGTCGCGGCTCCCGCGGTGTGGTACTCGCTGCACGACTACCAGCGCCTGCGCGTGCTGGCATTCCTCAACCCTTCCGCCGACCCGCAGGGCACGGGCTACAATGTGGGTCAGGCCATGATCGCCATCGGGTCGGGGGGCTGGCTGGGCAAGGGGTTTGCCAGCGGCACGCAGAGCCAGTTGCACTTTCTGCGCGTGCGCCATACGGATTTTGTCTTTTCGGTGCTGGCCGAGGAGTTGGGGTTTGTCGGCGCGATGGTGCTGTTCGCGCTTCTCGGCTTGCTGCTGTGGCGGCTGCTGCGGGTGGCCGGGGTCGCGCGCGATCGGTTTGGCGAACTCATCGCCGTGGGCATGGCCGTCTATATCTTCGTGCAGGCCACGGTGAATATCGCGATGAACATGGCCCTGGTTCCGGCCACGGGTATCCCGTTGCCTTTCATCAGTTTCGGGAACAACGCCCTCTTGTCGCTGCTGTTGGGGCTGGGATTGGTCCAGAGCGTGGCGCTCCGGCACAGGAAACTGGACTTCGCCTAGCCGCGCCGATTGCCGCATTCCGGTTCTCTTCGGGGAGACGTTTGGGGTTTTCGTCATGAGCATGGTGTCCGATTTGGAAGTCATTCTGCGCGAAGTGGAAAAGCCGGGCCGGTACACCGGCGGCGAGTGGAACAGCGTTGTGAAGGACTGGGCGTCCACGCCGGTCAAGGTGGCACTGGCCTATCCCGATACCTACGAAATCGGCATGTCCAACCTGGGGCTGATGATCCTGTACGACATCCTGAACCGCCAGCCCGACATCCTGTGCGAGAGGGTGTACGCTCCCTGGCTGGACATGGAGGCGCGCCTGCGCGAGGCACGCCTGCCGCTGTATTCGCTGGAGACGGGCCACGCGCTCACGGATTTTGACATCGTGGGCATCAGCCTGCCCTACGAACTGAACTACACCAACGCGCTGACCATTCTGTCGCTGGGAGGGCTGGCGCCGCTGGCCGCGGAACGCCGCGCGGAGGATCCGCTGGTCATCGCGGGCGGGAGCGGGGCCTACAACCCCGAGCCGATGGCCGCGTTCTTTGACCTGTTCGTCATCGGCGAGGGTGAGGAGGTGCTGCTGGAACTGGTGCGCCTGTACGCCGATTGGAAGCGGAGCGGCGGCGCGACGGGGCCACGCCCGAAGGCCGACTTTCTGCGCCAGGCTGCGCGCATCGGCGGCATCTACGTGCCCTCGTTCTACGCGGCTGAATACGACGCGGAAGGGCGGGTGAAACGCACGGTTCCGCTGGTGCCCGAGGCGCCGGCGCGCGTCGTGAAGCGAGTGGTCCCCGCGCTGCCCCCGCCGCCGACGCGCCTCATCGTGCCGTACATCCAGGCCGTGCACGACCGCGCCATGCTGGAGATTCAGCGCGGGTGCACCCAGGGCTGCCGATTCTGCCAGGCGAGCACCATCTACCGGCCCGTGCGGGAGCGGACCGTGGACGAAATCGTCCGCGCGGCCGACGAGATGCTGCTTGCCACCGGCCACGAGGAAATCTCGCTGGTGTCATTGAGTTCTAGCGACCACAGCCACATTGAGGAGGTCGTGCGTGCCCTCGCGGAACGCTGCGCGCCGAAGGGCGTGTCCATCTCGCTGCCCAGTTTGCGCGCCGATGCCTTCTCGGTGCGCCTGGCCGAAATGGTGCAGACCACGCGCAAGACGGGGCTGACCTTTGCGCCCGAGGCCGGGAGCCAGCGGCTGCGCGACGCCATCAACAAGAAGGTCTCGGAGGAAGATTTGCTGCGCACCGCCGAGGCGGCCTTCAGCACCGGCTGGAACCGAATCAAACTGTACTTCATGGTGGGCCAGCCCACCGAGACGGACGAGGACGTGGAGGCCATCGTGGATCTCGTCAAGAAGGTGGTGGCGGTGGGGCGGCGCTATCGCGGGGGCCGCGCCCAGGTCTCGGTGAGCGTGGCAACCTTCGTCCCGAAGCCCCACACGCCGTTCCAGTGGGAGCCGCTGGTGGACGACGAGACGCTGCGCCGCCGCCTGGAGATTCTGCGGCGCGGTCTGCGCGTCAAGGGCGTGGAGTTCTCGTGGCACGATCCGGGCACGACGCTGCTGGAGGCGGCGCTGTCGCGCGGCGACCGACGGGTGGCCGACGTCATCTACAGGGCGTGGCAACTGGGCGCCCGATTTGACGCCTGGGGCGATGCCTACAGGCCCGAGGCGTGGGAGCAAGCCTGGCGCGAGTGCGGGCTGTCGCCCGAGTTCTACGGCCGTAGGCCGCGCGACAGGGACGAGGCGCTGCCCTGGGATCACATTGACATCGGCGTGCGCAAGGAGTTCCTGTGGCGCGAGGCCGAGCGGTGCCGCGCGGCGATGCCCACCCCCGACTGCCGCGAGGGGTGCGTGGGGTGCGGCGTGAACGCGGCGTTGCCCCTGGCGGGAGGAACGGCCCTATGTCCCTAGACGCGCCTGCCGTGCAACGTTTGCGCCTGGACTATGCCAAGGGCGAGCCGCTGCGGTTTGTGTCGCACCTGGACATGCTGCGCCTTTGGGAGCGGGCCTGCCGTCGCGCCCGCCTGCCCATCGCCCACACGCAGGGGTTCAACCCAAGGCCACGGATTGCCCTGGCCTGCCCGCTGCCCACCGGCGTTACGAGCCGCGCCGAGAAGGTTGACCTCTTCCTCACGGCGCGGCTGGAGCCTGGCGAGGTGATGCGAAGGCTCCATGCGGTGCTGCCGGCGGGGGTGGAGGTCTTCGCCGTCGCGGAGGTCGCCCTGACGGAGCCGGCGCTGATGTCGCTGTCGGCCACCGTGGACTATCAGGCGGCAGTGGAGTGGCCGGGTTCCGCCGCCGATCTGGACGCGCATCTGCGGGCGTTCCTGGCGCGGGAGTCGGTGGTGCGCGAGCGTGAGCGAAAGGGCCGCGACGCTCACTACGATCTGCGGCCGCTGGTGGAGCGCCTGTGGATCGTGGGGCAGCGTGAGGGGCGATACATCCTCGGCATGCGGCTCAAGTCGGGGCCGCAGGGCACGGGCAGGCCCGATGAGGTGCTGAAGGCGCTGGGGCTGTGGGAATCGGCGCGCGGCGTGGAGCGCACGGCGATTGTGTTTGCGTAACGTTGGCTGTTCTCCTACCCCGTCTGCTGACCTCGTAGGCCTACGGCGGCTAGGGATAGCCGCCCTACGGTTCTGCCGGCAACCTGTAGGTCGGGTTTCCATACCCGACCCTGACCCGACGGCTGGCACACGCCGCAGGCGGGGCGAGGGGATTGCACCCCTCACCCTGGCCCTCTCCCCGCGAGGCGGGGCGAGGGGACAGGCGGCGGCTAGGGATAGCCGCCCTACGGTTCTGACCCGCGCCCGCAAAACGCAGAGAGCCTCTCCGCAGAGAGGCTCTCTGGTGCGCCGTAGCCCTATCCCTCAACGGGAGGTGATGCTACGGCGCCAGTACGCTTACTACTGTCCATCGGCATCACCTCCTTATCCAAGGATGGCGATTCCAAAGCTCGCCGTTTGTGCGAGCAAGACCATTATCGCACAGAACGCGGGGGATGTCAAACGTGGCTCGCCCCCCGTTCGCCGCCCCCTACGCTTCTTCCGCCTTCGCCCCGCGCAGGCTGGCCACCAGGTTGTCGCACACCTGCTTGAGATGCTGCGAGATCAATTCCGCGGCGCGGGTGGCGTCGCCGGCGCGGCACGCCGCCAGAATCTCGCGGTGCTCTTCCATGGCGCGGCGCGCCCGCGTGGGGTGGGAGACGTCGCGGGCCACGTAGGGCTGCACGGTGTTGCGCAGGCTCTCAATGATGGCGCAGAGCCGCGCCCGCCCCGACAGCCCGTACAGCATTCGGTGAAACCGATAGTTCAGCGTCGTCCAGGTTGGCGGATCGTCGGCGACCTCTTCCATCTCTTGCAAGAGCGCCGACAGTTGACGGTCGGCCTCCTCGTTGAAGTGGGGCACCGCCAGTTGGATGGCCATGGCCTCCAGGGCGCTGCGAATCTGGTAGATTTCCTCAATCTCCTCGGGCGACAGGTCGCAGACCTCCACCCCGCGATGCGGGTAGAACTTCACCAGACCCTCGGCCTCCAGCGTGCGCAGCGCCTCACGCACCGGCATGCGGCTCACCTGGAACCGCTCGGCGATTTCGGCCTGATCCAGCCGCTCGCCGGGCTTCAGCCATCCCCGAAGGATGGCCTCGCGGATGCGATCCGTTACCAATTCCTGGAGCGTGCGATAGGACGGTGCCGTCCAATCCTGTGGCCCTTGCAACTCTCCCCTCCTGTCGTTGCTCAGGTGTTCCCGACAAATGTATATTGCCCCACGGGGCGGCCCGTTGTCAAGCACGAGTACGTCTGCCGTATCCAGGCCCGCCGGCGCTTGCCGGTCGTTCCTATTCGCCCCTTTCCCGTCTCAGAAGCCCCACAACCCCCAGGGTGAGGGCGAATACGAGCGCCAAGTCGGTGAGAAAGAACATGTTGTCCACCAGCCCGTGTGCCAGCGCGTCTATCATGCTGGCGGCCAGCCCGAGCGTTACGGCGCGCATCGTGCGGTCGGTGCGGCCACGATACAGGCGCACGACGGTTGCGAAGAAAACGCCCAGCAGCCATGCCAGGACGGCC
This DNA window, taken from Chloroflexota bacterium, encodes the following:
- the minC gene encoding septum site-determining protein MinC: MANGVKIKGTRDGLLVSLGAGDLPLLLADLRAQLNRSPAFFQGGKVALAVGSRPMTPADLQQVCGVLGELGITVWAVISQSPMTRAAARELGLASASPPEEAPSDLEAGQEPAVIVRRTLRSGQSVRYPGHVVVVGDVNPGAEIVAGGDIIVWGKLRGTVHAGAMGDDSAVVCALQLQPMQLRISGNVARSPEANKTKQRVRPEMARVRGTEIVAEPWEP
- the minD gene encoding septum site-determining protein MinD; translated protein: MPGKVITITSGKGGVGKTTVTANLGMALAQHGQRVAVVDADIGLRNLDVVMGLENRIVYDLVDVVEGVCRLRQALIRDRRVNELYLLPAAQTRDKTAVSPADMIQVCEQLRREFDYALIDSPAGIEQGFQNAVTGADEVIIVTTPEVSAVRDADRIIGLIEAQEKGPGSLIINRLKPDMVRRGDMLSTEDVVEILAIKLLGIIPEDEAIVISTNRGTPIVLDGRSPAAQALDNIARRIMGEDIPMYQPAPEGGFFSRLAKVIRGGD
- the minE gene encoding cell division topological specificity factor MinE, producing MSAIAKLFRRKQPTSSQVAKERLQLVLIHDRVKLSPELLERIKDDLVASISKYLDIDREGLQITLTQNKRLIVDMPLRERGARRRSG
- the rodA gene encoding rod shape-determining protein RodA, with the protein product MGKIRWRHFDFWLMAALILLLAMGLAMVYSATRNTEGLEDSTRRQAIFIAIGLALMLGLATVDYGLLEPITGAIYGLVIAALVAVLVIGRVTHGAQRWIDLGFMLFQPSEFAKLGLVIFLARFFSENSDDIKSGRVFLVSLGATLLPMILIYLQPDLSTALLLGAIWLGMAAIAGVNMAYVGALGGLGLVAAPAVWYSLHDYQRLRVLAFLNPSADPQGTGYNVGQAMIAIGSGGWLGKGFASGTQSQLHFLRVRHTDFVFSVLAEELGFVGAMVLFALLGLLLWRLLRVAGVARDRFGELIAVGMAVYIFVQATVNIAMNMALVPATGIPLPFISFGNNALLSLLLGLGLVQSVALRHRKLDFA
- a CDS encoding TIGR03960 family B12-binding radical SAM protein — encoded protein: MSDLEVILREVEKPGRYTGGEWNSVVKDWASTPVKVALAYPDTYEIGMSNLGLMILYDILNRQPDILCERVYAPWLDMEARLREARLPLYSLETGHALTDFDIVGISLPYELNYTNALTILSLGGLAPLAAERRAEDPLVIAGGSGAYNPEPMAAFFDLFVIGEGEEVLLELVRLYADWKRSGGATGPRPKADFLRQAARIGGIYVPSFYAAEYDAEGRVKRTVPLVPEAPARVVKRVVPALPPPPTRLIVPYIQAVHDRAMLEIQRGCTQGCRFCQASTIYRPVRERTVDEIVRAADEMLLATGHEEISLVSLSSSDHSHIEEVVRALAERCAPKGVSISLPSLRADAFSVRLAEMVQTTRKTGLTFAPEAGSQRLRDAINKKVSEEDLLRTAEAAFSTGWNRIKLYFMVGQPTETDEDVEAIVDLVKKVVAVGRRYRGGRAQVSVSVATFVPKPHTPFQWEPLVDDETLRRRLEILRRGLRVKGVEFSWHDPGTTLLEAALSRGDRRVADVIYRAWQLGARFDAWGDAYRPEAWEQAWRECGLSPEFYGRRPRDRDEALPWDHIDIGVRKEFLWREAERCRAAMPTPDCREGCVGCGVNAALPLAGGTALCP
- a CDS encoding DUF2344 domain-containing protein, translating into MSLDAPAVQRLRLDYAKGEPLRFVSHLDMLRLWERACRRARLPIAHTQGFNPRPRIALACPLPTGVTSRAEKVDLFLTARLEPGEVMRRLHAVLPAGVEVFAVAEVALTEPALMSLSATVDYQAAVEWPGSAADLDAHLRAFLARESVVRERERKGRDAHYDLRPLVERLWIVGQREGRYILGMRLKSGPQGTGRPDEVLKALGLWESARGVERTAIVFA
- a CDS encoding GntR family transcriptional regulator, with amino-acid sequence MQGPQDWTAPSYRTLQELVTDRIREAILRGWLKPGERLDQAEIAERFQVSRMPVREALRTLEAEGLVKFYPHRGVEVCDLSPEEIEEIYQIRSALEAMAIQLAVPHFNEEADRQLSALLQEMEEVADDPPTWTTLNYRFHRMLYGLSGRARLCAIIESLRNTVQPYVARDVSHPTRARRAMEEHREILAACRAGDATRAAELISQHLKQVCDNLVASLRGAKAEEA